A single window of Nicotiana sylvestris chromosome 3, ASM39365v2, whole genome shotgun sequence DNA harbors:
- the LOC138887691 gene encoding CAX-interacting protein 4-like, giving the protein MANTSKNPSSLPQETTSTPFTTPSTTPLSKKSRVKKMACKIVTGGEQIRKINRQLKADTGAMVVWEEESAGIDESETLADLLKKVTERYNPKKKGSSKAKTPSTARENKKRKVSPSITVEIPPTRGRSTRSQKKHNEAELEKSLEESRRKAVAKGKKKMSEPVEAVDIDEMNLVLQDEDETEEVGVLTPKPRKAKTSSKKFISESKSVEQSTLEKRTRSTVKSRKVKFVEEEEDDSDAEKDKLAKFGKRIILKGKLLRDLEEEGMVLLLEKLQLQSWKDTVFRWMAGWPEMKL; this is encoded by the exons ATGGCGAACACCTCTAAAAACCCTTCATCACTACCACAGGAAACCACTTCCACACCTTTTACCACTCCTTCAACCACACCACTCTCTAAAAAAAGTAGAGTAAAGAAGATGGCTTGTAAGATTGTCACTGGAGGAGAGCAGATcagaaaaataaacagacaaTTGAAAGCGG ATACAGGTGCAATGGTTGTTTGGGAAGAGGAATCTGCTGGAATAGATGAGAGT GAAACCCTTGCAGACCTACTGAAAAAGGTGACTGAGAGATATAACCCGAAGAAGAAGGGAAGTTCAAAGGCTAAAACCCCTAGTACTGCTAGGGAAAACAAGAAAAGGAAGGTTTCCCCTTCTATTACTGTTGAAATTCCTCCCACAAGAGGTAGATCCACAAGAAGCCAGAAAAAGCATAATGAGGCAGAACTAGAGAAATCCTTGGAAGAAAGTAGAAGGAAAGCAGTTGCTAAGGGAAAGAAAAAGATGAGTGAGCCTGTTGAGGCTGTTGATATTGATGAGATGAACCTAGTCCTTCAAGATGAAGATGAGACAGAAGAAGTGGGGGTTCTGACTCCTAAACCAAGGAAAGCCAAGACTTCCTCAAAGAAGTTTATTTCAGAGTCAAAGTCTGTTGAACAATCCACTTTAGAAAAAAGAACCAGGTCTACTGTAAAATCAAGAAAGGTGAAATTtgtagaggaagaagaagatgattctGATGCTGAGAAAGACAAGCTGGCCAAGTTTGGTAAGAGAATTATCTTGAAAGGCAAACTCCTCAGGGACTTGGAGGAGGAAGGAATGGTGCTGCTTTTGGAAAAGCTACAATTGCAAAGCTGGAAGGACACGGTCTTCAGATGGATGGCAGGTTGGCCAGAAATGAAATTGTAG